In one window of Desulfomicrobium macestii DNA:
- a CDS encoding phosphoribosylanthranilate isomerase: MIIKVCGMTRAEDVEFCDALGIDLLGFIFHLESPRNVTQDWVSAQKPNRALKTGVFVRQGVEEIQAIAAKAGLDLLQLHGGHTVEQCLALGPERVIKTMWPERYPTVERLAADMLLFAPACRAILLDSGKSGGGHGKSLAPKDLQRLQCPHPWYLAGGLGPHNLTVMKTTGAAGFDLNSGVESAPGIKDHEKIRHALQLLRGKP, translated from the coding sequence ATGATCATCAAGGTCTGCGGCATGACCAGAGCGGAGGATGTCGAATTTTGCGACGCGCTCGGCATCGATCTGCTTGGCTTCATCTTTCATCTTGAGAGCCCCAGAAACGTCACACAGGACTGGGTCTCCGCCCAAAAGCCCAACCGCGCCCTCAAGACCGGAGTCTTCGTGCGTCAGGGCGTGGAGGAAATCCAGGCCATCGCCGCCAAGGCGGGCCTCGATCTGCTCCAGCTTCACGGCGGGCACACCGTGGAACAATGCCTCGCCCTGGGTCCAGAGCGAGTCATCAAGACCATGTGGCCCGAGCGTTACCCAACGGTGGAGCGGCTGGCCGCGGACATGCTGCTCTTTGCCCCGGCCTGCCGGGCCATTCTGCTGGACAGCGGCAAAAGCGGCGGCGGACACGGCAAGAGCCTCGCCCCCAAGGATCTGCAACGCCTGCAATGCCCCCATCCCTGGTACCTGGCCGGGGGCCTTGGCCCACACAACCTGACGGTCATGAAAACCACCGGCGCGGCCGGGTTCGACCTGAACTCCGGAGTGGAAAGCGCCCCCGGAATCAAGGATCACGAAAAAATACGCCACGCCTTACAACTGCTGCGAGGAAAACCATGA
- a CDS encoding indole-3-glycerol-phosphate synthase, which yields MLEKFRRAKQAEVDELIRLRDAGHRHIPHEGVRPEFGAALTRPGTSGIIAEYKRASPSKGDINLDVLPLQACRGYAEAGACALSILTESNYFKGSLGFLSEVAPLGLPLLRKDFIIHPLQVEATVATPASAILLIVRMFEDLDELAQLHALCLTSGLEPVVEVFDERDLDRAKEIGSTIIQVNNRDLDTLTTDIGRCLDMVRRKEDGEIWIGASGISTPEQVSRLKAAGLDALLIGTALMQHESPGLGLARLSGGRS from the coding sequence ATGCTTGAGAAATTCCGCCGGGCCAAGCAAGCTGAAGTCGACGAACTCATCCGCCTCCGTGACGCGGGGCACAGGCACATCCCGCATGAGGGCGTCCGCCCCGAATTCGGCGCGGCCCTGACCCGGCCCGGGACCTCGGGGATCATCGCCGAGTACAAGCGCGCCTCCCCGTCCAAGGGCGACATCAATCTTGATGTCCTGCCCCTGCAAGCCTGCCGGGGATACGCAGAGGCCGGAGCCTGCGCCCTCTCGATCCTGACGGAATCGAACTATTTCAAGGGGAGCCTCGGCTTTCTGTCGGAGGTAGCACCGCTGGGCCTGCCTCTGCTGCGCAAGGATTTCATCATCCATCCCCTGCAGGTGGAGGCAACCGTGGCCACTCCGGCCTCGGCCATCCTGCTCATCGTGCGCATGTTCGAGGACCTTGACGAGCTGGCTCAACTTCACGCTCTGTGCCTGACAAGCGGTCTTGAACCGGTGGTCGAGGTCTTCGATGAACGCGACCTGGACAGGGCCAAGGAAATCGGGAGCACCATCATCCAGGTCAACAACCGCGACCTGGACACGCTGACCACGGACATTGGTCGCTGTCTGGACATGGTCCGACGCAAGGAGGATGGAGAGATCTGGATCGGCGCCAGCGGCATAAGCACCCCTGAACAGGTAAGCAGGCTCAAGGCTGCCGGCCTGGACGCGTTGCTCATCGGCACGGCGCTCATGCAACACGAAAGTCCCGGTCTGGGCCTGGCCCGGCTGAGCGGAGGCCGATCATGA
- the trpD gene encoding anthranilate phosphoribosyltransferase, translated as MNTISHILEYLTTGADLSGIQAKEAFDLLLTGAVSPVQAGAFLMGLRAKGETAAELSAAVDAALGQARLIPGLSGKRIDTCGTGGDGQQSFNCSTAVSFFLADMGYQVVKHGNRAVSSKCGSADVVEDLGYPLVTDPEAVRDELARRNFVFLFAPHFHPAFKHVGPVRQQLGVRTIFNLMGPLLNPALPTHQILGVPDFRFAPMIAQVLAARKGLERAAIVHGAGGFDELTPCGPGQVIFVEHGKIRETVIDPADFGLSTCVPRDLACDSKEDALKLQRQVLAGQGPKSLQDMVTLNLGVALFLLEDDLPLELAMEMAQAKVEQGLLGGALHA; from the coding sequence ATGAACACCATCAGCCATATTCTTGAATATCTGACCACGGGCGCCGATCTTTCCGGCATTCAGGCCAAGGAGGCTTTCGATCTCCTGCTGACCGGCGCGGTTTCCCCGGTGCAGGCCGGGGCCTTTCTGATGGGCCTGCGGGCCAAGGGCGAAACCGCCGCCGAACTCTCGGCCGCCGTGGATGCGGCCCTGGGACAGGCCCGGCTCATCCCCGGGCTCTCGGGCAAGCGCATCGACACCTGCGGCACGGGCGGAGACGGGCAGCAGAGCTTCAACTGCTCCACGGCCGTGTCCTTTTTCCTGGCCGACATGGGCTATCAGGTCGTCAAGCACGGCAACCGCGCCGTGTCGAGCAAATGCGGCAGCGCCGACGTGGTCGAAGATCTGGGCTACCCCCTGGTCACGGACCCCGAAGCGGTCAGGGACGAGCTTGCGCGACGCAATTTCGTCTTCCTCTTCGCCCCGCATTTCCATCCGGCCTTCAAACACGTGGGACCGGTACGGCAGCAACTGGGAGTACGCACCATCTTCAACCTCATGGGCCCGCTTTTGAACCCGGCCCTGCCCACCCACCAGATTCTCGGCGTGCCGGACTTCCGATTCGCGCCCATGATCGCCCAGGTGCTGGCGGCCAGAAAAGGTCTCGAACGCGCGGCCATCGTGCACGGCGCGGGCGGATTCGACGAACTGACGCCCTGCGGACCCGGTCAGGTCATTTTCGTGGAACACGGCAAGATCCGCGAGACGGTCATTGACCCTGCGGATTTCGGACTCTCCACCTGCGTCCCGAGGGACCTGGCCTGCGACAGCAAGGAAGATGCACTGAAGCTCCAGCGCCAGGTTCTGGCCGGACAGGGACCAAAATCCCTCCAGGACATGGTCACCCTCAATCTGGGCGTGGCCCTTTTCCTGCTGGAAGACGACCTGCCCCTGGAACTGGCCATGGAAATGGCCCAAGCCAAAGTGGAGCAAGGGCTCCTCGGCGGAGCGCTCCATGCTTGA
- a CDS encoding anthranilate synthase component II: protein MILLIDNFDSFTFNLVQVFQSLGANPLVLRNNEPEILTLATDPRLQGAIISPGPSHPRNTGLCLKFLDLVPRSVPVLGVCLGHQTLSHHSGVNVGAAQRIMHGKTSNIRHDGTGLFEGVQNPMQIGRYHSLAVHGEGDLPFTVTARTEDNEIMALAFKDRPWVGVQFHPESVLTPEGPKLLNNFLKMCNIQAE, encoded by the coding sequence ATGATTTTACTGATAGACAACTTTGACTCGTTTACTTTCAACCTGGTTCAGGTTTTCCAATCTTTGGGCGCAAACCCCTTGGTGCTTCGTAACAACGAGCCGGAAATCCTGACCCTGGCCACGGACCCGCGCCTGCAAGGAGCGATCATCTCCCCCGGCCCGAGCCATCCGCGCAACACGGGGCTGTGCCTTAAGTTTCTCGATCTGGTGCCACGCAGCGTCCCGGTCCTTGGCGTGTGTCTCGGACATCAGACCCTGTCGCATCACAGCGGCGTGAACGTGGGCGCGGCCCAGCGGATCATGCACGGCAAGACTTCAAACATCCGACACGACGGGACCGGGCTTTTCGAAGGGGTGCAAAACCCGATGCAGATCGGCCGCTACCATTCCCTGGCCGTGCATGGGGAGGGGGACCTGCCCTTCACCGTCACCGCCCGCACCGAAGACAATGAGATCATGGCCCTGGCCTTCAAGGACCGCCCCTGGGTCGGCGTGCAGTTCCACCCCGAATCCGTGCTCACGCCGGAAGGGCCGAAACTGCTGAACAACTTCCTGAAAATGTGCAACATCCAAGCGGAGTAA
- a CDS encoding anthranilate synthase component I family protein — protein MIILPQQGTWLPADTQTPISLYLTLVREKQGFLLESTEVDGRLGRYSLIGWDFRLILSCVSGKLDVQSYDPRLHGLKEFSGQDYVSGLRACLAELTVTGPENLGPLPAVTRSVCGYMAYNMGGIFEPALADKLPPEEARSIMVLPGKVILFDHLHHRCCYLTLDSSTNLNGCQRPSTPAPPVVGAITTTPNQDEFLRRVCRAKELITQGEAIQIVLSTRFSAPFSGSAFELYRRLRQINPSPYTFFMSFGDLTIMGSSPELLIRCEDGLLQLRPIAGTRVRGATEAEDQALAEELLGDEKERAEHVMLVDLGRNDLGRIAAPGTVHVDKYMQVERFSHVMHLTSYLSAHLAEGLDAIDVLKAGFPAGTVSGAPKIRAMQIIADEEKLDRGPYAGGIGWIGLDQGQVNLDTGITIRSLWVENGQINWQAGAGLVFDSDPEKEWQECHNKARAILKAITSTGGGDDFTDRQL, from the coding sequence ATGATCATCCTACCCCAACAGGGGACCTGGCTCCCGGCGGACACACAGACGCCCATCTCCCTGTATCTGACGCTGGTGCGCGAAAAGCAGGGATTTCTCCTTGAGAGCACCGAAGTGGACGGACGGCTTGGCCGTTACAGCCTCATCGGCTGGGATTTTCGGCTGATCCTGTCCTGCGTCTCCGGCAAGCTCGACGTCCAGAGCTACGACCCGCGCCTGCACGGCCTGAAGGAATTCAGCGGCCAGGATTACGTTTCCGGGCTGCGCGCCTGCCTGGCCGAACTGACCGTCACCGGCCCCGAAAATCTGGGCCCGCTTCCGGCGGTGACCAGAAGCGTGTGCGGCTACATGGCCTACAACATGGGCGGCATCTTCGAGCCGGCGCTTGCCGACAAGCTGCCGCCCGAAGAAGCGCGCTCCATCATGGTCCTGCCGGGCAAGGTCATCCTCTTCGATCACCTGCACCACCGCTGCTGCTATCTGACACTGGATTCCTCCACCAACCTGAACGGCTGCCAGCGTCCGAGCACGCCTGCCCCTCCGGTCGTCGGGGCCATCACCACCACGCCGAACCAGGACGAATTCCTGCGCCGCGTTTGCCGGGCCAAGGAGCTGATCACCCAGGGCGAGGCCATCCAGATCGTGCTCTCGACCCGCTTCAGCGCGCCGTTTTCCGGCTCCGCCTTCGAGCTTTACAGACGGCTGCGGCAGATCAATCCATCCCCGTACACCTTCTTCATGTCCTTCGGGGACCTGACCATCATGGGCTCGTCTCCGGAGCTGCTCATCCGCTGCGAGGACGGTCTCCTGCAATTGCGACCCATCGCCGGGACCCGCGTACGCGGCGCCACCGAGGCCGAGGATCAGGCCCTGGCCGAGGAGCTGCTGGGCGACGAGAAGGAGCGGGCCGAACACGTCATGCTCGTGGACCTGGGGCGCAACGACCTCGGCCGCATCGCCGCCCCCGGCACGGTGCACGTCGACAAGTACATGCAGGTCGAACGATTCTCCCATGTCATGCACCTGACCTCCTACCTCTCGGCGCACTTGGCCGAGGGCCTTGACGCCATCGACGTCTTGAAGGCCGGGTTCCCGGCCGGGACGGTCTCCGGAGCGCCCAAGATCCGGGCCATGCAGATCATCGCGGACGAAGAGAAGCTCGATCGCGGCCCCTATGCAGGCGGTATCGGCTGGATCGGCCTGGACCAGGGGCAGGTTAATCTGGATACAGGCATCACCATCCGCTCCCTGTGGGTGGAAAACGGCCAAATCAACTGGCAGGCGGGGGCGGGGCTGGTCTTTGATTCGGACCCCGAAAAGGAATGGCAGGAGTGCCACAACAAGGCCAGGGCGATTTTGAAGGCCATCACCAGCACCGGAGGCGGAGATGATTTTACTGATAGACAACTTTGA
- a CDS encoding prephenate dehydrogenase/arogenate dehydrogenase family protein → MRLSPASPIVIIGAKGQMGARFAQRFREARNPVTEFDHPLDLAALPEAVRTAALVLLCVPITAVKDVTQAIAPYLTQDCILADICSVKVQPLREMLALTTTPVVGTHPLFGPGTLDAELRIAVTVGRDQEASDNLSDCLRSLGFSPFNTTADEHDQAMAYIQGLNFVTTVAYLCASPLENGIERFFTPSFGRRMEAATKMITQDAPLFSTMFEANPHSLEAVRIFRSYLNVAAGGDLELLSQKALWWWRKQHDAGGPAS, encoded by the coding sequence ATGAGGCTTAGCCCGGCATCGCCCATCGTGATCATCGGTGCCAAGGGGCAGATGGGCGCGCGGTTTGCGCAGCGCTTTCGCGAGGCGAGAAATCCCGTCACGGAATTCGACCACCCGCTGGACCTTGCCGCCCTGCCCGAGGCCGTACGCACCGCCGCGCTGGTCCTCTTGTGCGTGCCCATCACGGCGGTCAAGGATGTCACCCAGGCGATAGCGCCGTATCTTACGCAGGATTGCATCCTGGCCGACATCTGCTCGGTCAAGGTCCAGCCCCTGCGCGAAATGCTGGCGCTGACCACGACGCCCGTGGTCGGCACCCATCCACTTTTCGGGCCCGGAACACTTGACGCGGAGCTGCGTATTGCCGTAACCGTGGGGCGTGACCAAGAGGCAAGCGATAATCTATCAGACTGCCTCCGCTCGCTGGGATTCTCCCCGTTCAACACCACGGCCGATGAGCATGACCAAGCCATGGCCTACATCCAAGGACTCAACTTCGTGACCACCGTCGCTTATCTCTGTGCTTCCCCTCTGGAAAACGGAATCGAGCGTTTCTTCACGCCCTCGTTCGGGCGACGCATGGAGGCGGCCACGAAAATGATCACCCAGGACGCTCCCCTCTTCTCCACCATGTTCGAAGCAAATCCGCACAGCCTTGAGGCCGTGCGCATATTCCGTTCATACCTGAACGTCGCTGCCGGCGGCGATCTGGAACTCTTGAGCCAGAAGGCTCTTTGGTGGTGGCGCAAGCAGCATGACGCAGGGGGACCCGCTTCCTGA
- the aroA gene encoding 3-phosphoshikimate 1-carboxyvinyltransferase — protein MNPLIRITAPSSKSLSHRALICAALATGDSLLEGVLDSQDLTRTAECLRLLGATIEPREDKLFVHGIGAASRPDASEPVSMNVGESGTTCRLMAAVVTAITGIYRIFGEGRMHDRPVSHLTDALTRQGVRVTFEEKDGYPPLVMSSPGLSGGEVTINLEQSSQYLSGLLLAAPLATGTTTIRLIGKSVASWPYVALTLDTMARFGVPVILERRILDDWQPCAHAEAADLPPTDIRLIVHPAPYRAGAMRVEGDWSNASYFLAAGAVGVAPVRISGLNPSSAQGDRFMLEILTRMGARIEWTDDVVTVFPSALHGVHVDMNACPDIVPTVAAMAAFATGETVISGAAHLTLKECDRIQGPVTELSKAGVNIEARPDGMVIRGNGGLLPRDVDMLTHGDHRMAMSFAILELGGIGVHLDNPSCVAKSFPGFWDVWGKVRLGNGLGEAHEA, from the coding sequence ATGAACCCGCTCATCCGCATCACCGCGCCTTCATCCAAGTCCCTGTCGCACCGGGCACTCATCTGCGCGGCCCTGGCCACAGGGGACTCCCTGCTTGAAGGGGTGCTCGACAGCCAGGACCTGACCCGCACCGCCGAGTGTCTGCGCCTGCTCGGCGCGACGATCGAACCCCGGGAAGACAAGCTCTTCGTGCACGGCATCGGCGCGGCGTCGCGGCCAGACGCATCCGAGCCGGTCTCCATGAACGTCGGAGAGTCCGGCACCACCTGCCGGCTCATGGCCGCCGTGGTCACGGCCATCACCGGCATTTACCGTATTTTCGGCGAGGGGCGCATGCACGACCGACCCGTCTCGCACCTGACCGACGCCCTGACCCGCCAGGGAGTGCGCGTCACCTTCGAGGAAAAGGACGGCTACCCGCCCCTGGTCATGTCCAGCCCCGGCCTGTCCGGCGGCGAGGTGACCATCAATCTGGAACAGAGCAGCCAGTACCTCTCGGGCCTGCTCCTGGCCGCACCCCTGGCGACCGGGACGACGACCATCCGGCTGATCGGCAAGTCCGTGGCCTCCTGGCCCTATGTCGCCCTGACCCTCGACACCATGGCCCGCTTCGGCGTGCCCGTGATACTGGAACGCCGGATCCTCGACGACTGGCAGCCTTGCGCCCACGCCGAGGCCGCAGATCTGCCCCCCACGGACATCCGTCTCATCGTCCATCCGGCGCCCTACCGCGCCGGAGCCATGCGCGTGGAAGGCGACTGGTCCAATGCATCCTACTTTCTGGCGGCCGGAGCCGTCGGCGTCGCTCCGGTGCGCATCTCCGGGCTGAACCCATCCTCGGCCCAGGGCGACCGCTTCATGCTTGAGATCCTGACCCGCATGGGAGCGCGCATCGAATGGACCGATGACGTGGTCACGGTTTTTCCATCCGCGCTGCACGGCGTGCACGTCGACATGAACGCCTGCCCCGATATCGTGCCCACGGTTGCGGCCATGGCCGCCTTCGCCACCGGGGAAACGGTCATCTCCGGTGCCGCGCATCTGACTCTGAAGGAATGCGACCGCATCCAGGGCCCGGTCACGGAGCTGTCCAAGGCAGGCGTGAACATTGAGGCCCGGCCCGACGGCATGGTCATTCGCGGCAACGGCGGACTCCTGCCCCGCGACGTGGACATGCTCACCCACGGCGACCACCGCATGGCCATGAGCTTCGCCATTCTCGAACTGGGCGGCATCGGCGTTCACCTCGACAACCCGTCCTGCGTGGCCAAATCCTTTCCCGGATTCTGGGACGTCTGGGGCAAGGTTCGCCTCGGCAACGGTCTTGGAGAAGCTCATGAGGCTTAG
- the pheA gene encoding prephenate dehydratase yields the protein MSASTQRLTEIRTQIDDLDEQLLGLLNRRASLSREVGQLKSDSLDIVFKPFREKEVLNRLNALSPGILPEDHLRAIYREILSSSRRLQQPQTVAYLGPEGTFTHLAGLEYLGRSMDFSPCPTLHDVFLTVASRKADLGVIPLENSLQGSVGQSLDLFLQYNVYIHAELFSRISHALLATNADLASVRTVYSHPQALAQCSGWLRTNVPQAVVVPTESTAAAAAQAEREGEGSAAIGHPRLVERYGLKAVALDIQDLPDNWTRFLVIGPTPTVGSSRDKTSLLFTTPDKPGALAAILNLLADQGLNLTKLESRPLKGEKWKYVFFMDVECDLSQEQYENTMKHLTSLCHTMRVLGSYPTGPHLYGAGITQESS from the coding sequence ATGAGCGCATCCACGCAGCGTCTGACCGAGATCCGGACCCAGATCGACGACCTGGACGAACAACTCCTGGGCCTGCTCAATCGGCGCGCCTCCCTGAGCCGCGAGGTGGGCCAGCTCAAGTCCGATTCCCTGGACATCGTCTTCAAGCCCTTTCGCGAAAAGGAGGTCCTGAACCGGCTGAATGCGTTAAGCCCCGGCATCCTGCCCGAAGACCACCTGCGCGCCATCTACCGCGAGATCCTGTCCTCCTCGCGCCGCCTGCAGCAGCCCCAGACCGTGGCCTACCTCGGCCCCGAAGGGACCTTCACGCATCTGGCGGGCCTTGAATACCTCGGCCGCTCCATGGACTTCTCGCCCTGCCCGACCCTGCACGACGTCTTTCTGACCGTGGCCTCGCGCAAGGCCGACCTTGGCGTGATCCCGCTTGAAAACTCCCTGCAGGGCAGCGTCGGCCAGAGCCTGGACCTCTTTCTGCAATACAACGTCTATATCCACGCCGAACTTTTCAGCCGCATAAGCCACGCGCTGCTGGCCACAAACGCCGATCTGGCATCGGTGCGCACGGTCTATTCCCACCCCCAGGCCCTGGCCCAGTGCTCGGGCTGGCTGCGCACCAACGTACCCCAGGCCGTCGTCGTCCCCACCGAGAGCACCGCAGCGGCGGCAGCCCAGGCCGAGCGCGAGGGCGAGGGTTCCGCCGCCATCGGCCATCCGCGTCTGGTGGAGCGCTATGGACTCAAGGCCGTGGCCCTGGACATCCAGGACCTGCCCGACAACTGGACCCGCTTTCTGGTCATCGGCCCCACGCCGACGGTGGGCAGCAGCCGCGACAAGACGTCGCTGCTCTTCACCACTCCGGACAAGCCCGGCGCACTGGCCGCCATCCTGAACCTCCTGGCCGACCAGGGGCTCAACCTGACCAAACTGGAGTCGAGGCCGCTCAAGGGCGAAAAGTGGAAATACGTCTTCTTCATGGACGTGGAATGCGACCTGTCCCAGGAGCAGTACGAGAACACCATGAAGCATCTGACCAGCCTCTGCCACACCATGCGCGTGCTCGGCAGCTATCCTACGGGCCCGCACCTCTACGGCGCAGGCATAACCCAGGAGTCCTCATGA
- a CDS encoding 3-dehydroquinate synthase II family protein: MKKVLFSGVPFDKGEITLALESGVDAVIVEREHVASVQALSKIQVLAAEDQPYVLLSSKADEEEAVRLLGQGREVILREGWEIIPVENILAQSDRLAVEAASLDRARLAAGILERGVETVVVLPGAAEDLKTIVRELKLSQGTMELETATITAVTSAGLGHRVCVDTMSLLKSGQGMLVGNSSAFTFLINAETESNPYVAPRPFRINAGAVHAYAAMPGDRTTYLDELKTGTEVLIVGADGSTTLATVGRCKVEIRPMLLIEAECNGKMGTLFLQNAETIRMVRTDGRPVSVVDLKAGDKVLCRTDQAGRHFGMRITEEIKE, encoded by the coding sequence ATGAAAAAAGTACTCTTTTCCGGCGTCCCCTTCGACAAGGGGGAAATCACCCTGGCTCTGGAATCCGGCGTGGACGCGGTCATTGTCGAACGCGAGCATGTCGCCTCCGTGCAAGCGCTGAGCAAGATCCAGGTCCTGGCCGCCGAAGACCAGCCCTATGTGCTCCTGTCCTCCAAGGCCGACGAGGAAGAGGCCGTGCGTCTCCTGGGCCAGGGCAGGGAAGTCATCCTGCGTGAAGGCTGGGAGATCATTCCCGTGGAAAACATCCTGGCCCAGTCCGACCGCCTGGCCGTTGAAGCCGCCAGCCTCGACCGCGCCAGGCTGGCCGCCGGCATCCTTGAGCGAGGGGTCGAAACCGTCGTCGTCCTGCCCGGCGCGGCCGAGGATCTCAAGACCATCGTGCGTGAACTCAAACTGAGCCAGGGAACCATGGAACTGGAAACCGCGACCATCACCGCCGTCACCTCCGCCGGGCTCGGCCACCGTGTCTGCGTGGACACCATGAGTCTTTTGAAATCCGGTCAGGGCATGCTGGTCGGCAATTCGAGCGCCTTCACCTTCCTCATCAACGCCGAAACCGAGTCCAACCCCTACGTGGCGCCCCGCCCGTTCCGAATCAATGCCGGGGCCGTGCACGCCTATGCCGCCATGCCCGGGGACAGGACCACGTATCTCGATGAACTCAAGACCGGCACCGAAGTGCTCATCGTCGGCGCCGACGGCTCCACCACCCTGGCCACGGTGGGCCGCTGCAAGGTCGAAATCCGGCCCATGCTGCTCATCGAGGCCGAGTGCAACGGGAAAATGGGAACCCTCTTCCTGCAAAACGCCGAGACCATCCGCATGGTGCGGACCGACGGCCGCCCTGTCAGCGTGGTCGACCTCAAGGCCGGAGACAAGGTGCTGTGCCGCACGGATCAGGCAGGAAGGCATTTCGGCATGCGCATCACCGAGGAGATCAAGGAATGA
- a CDS encoding 2-amino-3,7-dideoxy-D-threo-hept-6-ulosonate synthase encodes MNMGKSVRLERIFNRNTGRSIIVPLDHGTTVGPIHGLVDLRSTVNKVAEGGANAVLMHKGLPRCSHRGHGRDVGLIIHLSASTTLSPFPNAKILVGTVEDGIKLGADAVSVHLNLGDESERDMLRDMGQVASKCAEWGMPLLAMVYARGPKVKSEWDPATVAHCARLAEELGADVIKVVYTGDPESFARVTEGCCIPIVIAGGPRMDSPRDIIQMAHDSISAGGAGLSMGRNIFQAEDPTRLVQALHAVVHMDYSVEQALALLEEPKL; translated from the coding sequence ATGAACATGGGAAAAAGCGTCAGGCTGGAAAGAATCTTCAACCGCAACACGGGCCGCAGCATCATCGTGCCCCTGGACCACGGAACCACCGTCGGCCCCATCCACGGTCTGGTGGACCTGCGCTCCACGGTGAACAAAGTGGCCGAGGGCGGCGCCAACGCGGTGCTCATGCACAAAGGTCTGCCGCGCTGCTCGCACCGGGGTCATGGCCGCGACGTGGGCCTCATCATCCATCTGTCGGCCAGCACCACCCTCTCTCCCTTCCCCAACGCCAAGATCCTGGTCGGGACAGTCGAGGACGGAATCAAGCTTGGCGCCGACGCGGTGTCCGTGCACCTCAACCTCGGTGACGAGTCCGAACGCGACATGCTGCGCGACATGGGCCAGGTCGCCTCCAAGTGCGCCGAATGGGGCATGCCGCTTTTGGCCATGGTCTACGCACGAGGCCCCAAGGTCAAATCCGAATGGGATCCGGCGACCGTGGCGCACTGCGCACGTCTGGCCGAAGAACTGGGCGCCGACGTGATCAAGGTCGTCTACACCGGCGATCCCGAATCCTTTGCCAGGGTGACCGAAGGCTGCTGCATCCCCATCGTCATTGCCGGCGGACCGCGCATGGACTCCCCGCGCGACATCATCCAGATGGCCCACGACTCCATCAGCGCGGGTGGCGCGGGCCTGTCCATGGGACGCAACATCTTCCAGGCCGAAGATCCGACCCGGCTCGTCCAGGCCCTGCACGCCGTGGTGCACATGGATTACTCCGTCGAACAGGCCCTGGCGCTGCTCGAAGAACCCAAACTCTAG